TGAAAACTTTGCAGCGACATCATGAATAGTCCTTACAGTAGGCTTCTTAACATCCTCAACCCAAGCCGTCTCAAGCTTATTATACGAAACTCCCAACGGCTTCAATTTCTTCAAGTGATCCTCATCCACAAAACAAGCCGTAGGCAGGGAAACATAACAAACAAATCTATCTATATGCAAGTGATTCTTTTTAGTCTCAGCAAACTCATCAAACGTGACCACAACTTTCCTCCCCAAACACTTATTAATATGCTCAACATCTAATACATGACTAAACTCATAATCAACTTTAGAACTCGGAATAACCAAAACACGATTCAGTACCGCAGCAAAAAACATATGCTTCTCCAAACAAATCAAATGATTCGACATTTGTCCAGACACACAAATCGCAAACAAATACTTATTCTCTCTCGGCTTCCACTCAATACTCCTCCTCTCCGCAAATCTCACATCTAACTTCGGACAAGCACCAAAATACGTCCGATCCGTATCATTACTACTATTATCATCATTAAACATATTCCCTAACTGATGTGAGGAAAGTAAAGCGTGTTGAATTTGTTTATTAATCGAAATTTGAGTAAGCAACGCGGAATTTAGATAAGCAGAATTATTCACAAAACTAGTATGATTCAACAAGTTAATAAGACGTAATTGCTGGTTCTGTAACAACGAAATAGCTCTTAGTTCAGACTCGCGCATTCGAGAAACGTTATCGAAATTAGAATCCGAAAGCGAGGAGCGAAAGaatattgatttgagatcggTAGTGAAATAAACAATGAGAAAAAAAAACGGGAGGAGAATTGCGAAAAGATACCTCTTGTTGACGCAACGACGAGCTGCGTTAAAGGAGGGATTGTTTATGTGAAAGGCGGAGCGGCGATGTGACGGAGAGGAATTGGATGAACGGATAAGAATGGATTGTTCGGTTTCGTTTTCTTCATCGTCTTGTTCTTGTGATTGTAACTTGTGGTGGTGATGGTTGTTGTTGTCTGCCATGAGGAAGATCTGATTCAGACACTGACTGATAAAGTACAGTGGCTTAACTATAAGGAGTTGTAAAGCATCTAGGAATTAAGATTACCCACGCATTACTGCAGATCTGCAATGAAACTCATTACTGAACCGTACTGCATCTATTGTGATTTTAGCTCTTGCAATTCATTTGATTCAAGGCCAGTGTGTAAGATTCTGAGACTGCTAAAATCTAATCTTAGGATCTACGAAACTTTTATTAAATGTTTTACTATTTATTAAGTAGTCCAAATGGAAAAATAAATATAACATTAGTaaatgaaataattttataataatacaAATATAATTATCGATGTTTTCTTAGTTTTAAATAATCATTCAGTGTTGTAAAAATTCCCGATTCAACCGATTAATCTCCTGCAAGGTATCTAAACGATTCGGTTTTTGAAATACGATTAATCCTTACGAATTTTTTTATTgaagtatatataattatttattaaaattaaaatactatattCATTTAAATGTGAATAATTCTagaaattataatataataaatatatatttattaataaataactaatataatagTAATAAtgtattaaatataatttaatattataatatatccGATTTTTACTCTGATTAATCCTCCCGATTTATCCCAATTTTTAATTAATCTTAAATCAGTAGTTCGACCGATTTTCCCCAATTCGCGATTTTTACAACAGTGATCACACTTAGTAAATGTAACGTCTATCCATTATCTATCTATTACCATATAACATGTGCGATACATGGACTgattgtaattttattattttaaaaatttgtaaaaaaaaataaaaaacaattattatatattattaaaattaatggACTGAAAgtatttatgtattattttgtatgtattatattattaaatatttcaaaatttatatagttaaaatattaaaaagtcATCCTACTACAATTTACAGCTTGTAGTTGGCTTGGCTACAAGAGTGGGGAAGTCTTGAATAACAGCGGTGGTGTATGTGGATGATTTGGTATTGTTTTTTCAATTTTTTCttgttttgttaattattttgttatattataatatgAATTACTAAAATTTATTTTGGAAGTAACAAAAGATGTACGAAGGAAGTTGAGTGCGATTaaaaattaagttggataataattataaaatttgtaGGTATATAAGATCCAtgattcaatttttttaattaaattatatgttTTTCAACTTTGTTTTGCAAGGTATTAACGTACTTTTAAGGAGGAATGTGTTAACCAACCGATCAAGTGAAACCCTATTTCGCTTATTATGGAAAACAACAATATAACAGTATTATTAAAAAGATAATTGAACTTGTAAAGATACCTTAATTGATATTGTAACAGCCTGCACTTCCGAATTATTAAATCTAAATCGAAATTAATACAAATGCAATTTACTAATCCAaaaatctattacaaaggtgaTTATTACAAAAGCTCGGCTAAAAGAAGTCCAAATAtcaatctactccaattctaAATCATCGAACTCCAGTACTATCCAACTCAAATCTTAGATGAAACCTGaaaattgtaagaatgagctGCGAAACCCAGCAAACAACTACCGTTTGACGactgaaaataatatttttaagtttTTCGAAAATACAATTTAAACATGCTTGACACATAACACAAATCACACAGATATTCGATAATAATGTGAACAAAGATGCACACGATATAATCAACAAACATGATCAAAGCGAAGCACATGACACATTCTACAATCCACATCAACAAAATTTTTAATCAATCAATAAATCTTAATAAAAAATTCTTATCTTTAGTCCCAC
This sequence is a window from Apium graveolens cultivar Ventura chromosome 9, ASM990537v1, whole genome shotgun sequence. Protein-coding genes within it:
- the LOC141683779 gene encoding O-fucosyltransferase 5-like isoform X2 — protein: MHNNNHHHHKLQSQEQDDEENETEQSILIRSSNSSPSHRRSAFHINNPSFNAARRCVNKRYLFAILLPFFFLIVYFTTDLKSIFFRSSLSDSNFDNVSRMRESELRAISLLQNQQLRLINLLNHTSFVNNSAYLNSALLTQISINKQIQHALLSSHQLGNMFNDDNSSNDTDRTYFGACPKLDVRFAERRSIEWKPRENKYLFAICVSGQMSNHLICLEKHMFFAAVLNRVLVIPSSKVDYEFSHVLDVEHINKCLGRKVVVTFDEFAETKKNHLHIDRFVCYVSLPTACFVDEDHLKKLKPLGVSYNKLETAWVEDVKKPTVRTIHDVAAKFSSDDDVIAIGDVFFADVEREWVMQPGGPIAHKCKTLIEPSRLIMLTAQRFIQTFLGEGFTALHFRRHGFLKFCNAKKPSCFFPVPQAADCITRVVERANTPVIYLSTDAAESETSLLQSLVILNGKTVPLIKRPARNSAEKWDALLYRHGLQEDSQVDAMLDKTICALSSVFIGSSGSTFTEDILRLRKDWGSASQCDEYLCESEQPSFIAEDE
- the LOC141683779 gene encoding O-fucosyltransferase 5-like isoform X1, yielding MADNNNHHHHKLQSQEQDDEENETEQSILIRSSNSSPSHRRSAFHINNPSFNAARRCVNKRYLFAILLPFFFLIVYFTTDLKSIFFRSSLSDSNFDNVSRMRESELRAISLLQNQQLRLINLLNHTSFVNNSAYLNSALLTQISINKQIQHALLSSHQLGNMFNDDNSSNDTDRTYFGACPKLDVRFAERRSIEWKPRENKYLFAICVSGQMSNHLICLEKHMFFAAVLNRVLVIPSSKVDYEFSHVLDVEHINKCLGRKVVVTFDEFAETKKNHLHIDRFVCYVSLPTACFVDEDHLKKLKPLGVSYNKLETAWVEDVKKPTVRTIHDVAAKFSSDDDVIAIGDVFFADVEREWVMQPGGPIAHKCKTLIEPSRLIMLTAQRFIQTFLGEGFTALHFRRHGFLKFCNAKKPSCFFPVPQAADCITRVVERANTPVIYLSTDAAESETSLLQSLVILNGKTVPLIKRPARNSAEKWDALLYRHGLQEDSQVDAMLDKTICALSSVFIGSSGSTFTEDILRLRKDWGSASQCDEYLCESEQPSFIAEDE